The Tolypothrix sp. PCC 7712 genome includes a window with the following:
- a CDS encoding CHAT domain-containing protein — MQYQEAIASYDQALELKSDDYNTWINRGLAVSSIVEKEINPTGLFILPVVTSYPDLVITFKNPNLNGGGRQGQFASYEEGLKHCPQETHPEGWGKLHQAIGNAHYFQGCRDDNPYPYWGRAFRSYQNALKTLTQFPEAHLELLRDLIRCLSALGQTSEAEELQRRATDILQNLLENTPSPARKQQLALRFAGFQQLTVDLAIQSGNWCAALELAEKGKNACLTWLLYSLGDEISSPNYSEIQKLLNPTTAIIYWHISPNALNTFILKHNVPSPIVLSPQISATNSLEENQALDGQLPTTVKRHREFEAWVQNWNKEYTKYREGKDNQEAGQATWRDRLPEYLEDLGKILDINAIVNAISADDAVPPVENLILIPHQDLHRFPLQFLFPEQFTITYLPSAKIGLSLSDRVNHQESDRSENTDTSKQLLSVEAPDSTDIIADKKFEELRHAEMESATISQMFANPHRLAGSDATKENVEKALASGYKFFHFTGHGTYIFQNPKQSALALSHTDRLTLEDILQLPFNNYQMVSLSACETAITGSQTITTEYVGLVSGFISKGVTNVVSTLWTVESISSALFAIEFYRQCDRDTAPAAALKRTQRWLCGVTYGEIARWYEERAEEMGEYNFICAEELRDEADMIRHDLDKINTQIPPFEHPYYWASFIVTGGVNH, encoded by the coding sequence ATGCAATATCAAGAAGCGATCGCCTCCTATGACCAAGCCCTAGAATTAAAATCCGACGATTACAACACTTGGATTAATAGAGGATTAGCAGTTTCAAGCATCGTTGAGAAAGAGATAAATCCAACTGGTTTATTTATTTTACCCGTAGTCACCTCTTACCCCGACCTCGTTATCACATTTAAGAACCCAAATTTAAACGGGGGTGGTAGGCAAGGTCAATTTGCGAGCTATGAAGAAGGATTAAAACATTGTCCCCAAGAAACCCATCCAGAAGGTTGGGGTAAATTACATCAGGCTATAGGAAACGCCCATTATTTCCAGGGATGCAGAGATGATAATCCATATCCCTACTGGGGTAGGGCTTTTAGAAGCTATCAAAATGCACTAAAAACACTGACACAGTTTCCTGAAGCGCATTTAGAACTTCTGCGAGATTTAATTCGCTGCTTGTCAGCTTTGGGACAAACTTCTGAGGCTGAAGAACTCCAACGACGGGCTACGGATATCCTACAAAATCTGCTGGAAAACACCCCCAGTCCAGCCAGAAAGCAACAATTAGCCTTACGATTTGCTGGTTTTCAACAATTAACCGTTGACTTAGCCATACAATCGGGAAATTGGTGTGCAGCCTTGGAACTCGCAGAAAAAGGTAAAAATGCTTGTTTAACTTGGCTTTTGTACTCTTTGGGTGATGAGATTTCCTCCCCTAACTACTCGGAAATACAAAAGTTACTTAATCCCACAACTGCGATTATTTACTGGCATATTAGCCCGAATGCCCTCAATACCTTTATCCTCAAACATAATGTACCATCACCCATAGTCCTTTCCCCTCAGATATCTGCAACCAATTCCCTGGAGGAAAACCAAGCATTAGATGGACAATTGCCAACAACAGTAAAACGACACCGCGAGTTTGAAGCCTGGGTACAAAACTGGAACAAAGAATATACCAAGTATCGTGAGGGTAAAGACAACCAAGAAGCAGGACAAGCCACATGGCGCGATCGCTTACCGGAATACTTAGAAGATTTGGGTAAAATTCTTGATATCAATGCTATTGTCAATGCCATCTCTGCGGATGATGCAGTCCCACCCGTCGAAAACCTCATCCTTATTCCCCACCAGGATTTACATCGTTTTCCCCTGCAATTCTTATTTCCAGAACAATTTACAATTACTTACTTACCCAGTGCTAAAATTGGGCTTTCCTTGAGCGATCGCGTCAATCATCAAGAAAGCGATCGCTCAGAAAATACTGATACCAGCAAACAGTTATTAAGCGTAGAAGCACCAGACAGCACGGATATTATCGCAGACAAGAAATTTGAAGAGCTTCGTCATGCAGAAATGGAGTCAGCAACTATTAGCCAAATGTTTGCCAATCCTCACCGTTTAGCTGGTAGCGACGCGACAAAAGAAAATGTCGAAAAAGCTCTTGCCTCTGGGTATAAATTTTTTCATTTTACCGGACATGGAACCTATATTTTCCAAAATCCCAAACAATCAGCCCTTGCTTTGAGCCATACGGACAGGCTAACTCTAGAAGATATTCTCCAGCTACCTTTTAATAATTACCAGATGGTCAGCCTCTCGGCTTGCGAAACAGCGATTACTGGTAGCCAAACAATTACTACAGAATACGTGGGTTTGGTCAGTGGTTTTATTAGTAAAGGTGTTACGAATGTTGTTAGTACCCTGTGGACAGTGGAATCAATTTCTAGTGCTTTATTTGCGATTGAATTTTACCGTCAGTGCGATCGGGATACTGCTCCTGCTGCTGCGCTGAAGCGCACACAAAGGTGGTTGTGTGGTGTGACGTATGGTGAGATTGCGAGGTGGTATGAGGAACGGGCTGAGGAGATGGGTGAGTACAATTTTATCTGTGCGGAGGAATTGCGGGATGAAGCGGATATGATTCGCCATGACCTCGATAAAATCAATACACAGATTCCGCCTTTTGAGCATCCGTATTATTGGGCTAGTTTTATTGTTACTGGTGGGGTGAATCATTGA
- a CDS encoding ParA family protein, whose product MNKTCIITLFNQSGGVAKTTLTQNLGYHLALKKRRVLLVDMDPQASLTTFMGLEPDELDQSIQQTIVDNKPLPIYPDLIHGMALVPADINLAVTEMQLASAIAREYRLKNALATVQNNYDFILIDCPPSLGLLSVISLTAATHILVPIQCQFKSFKGTELLLSTVAQVRSHTNPGLQFAGFVPTMFDGRTAQESRTVKAVQEQLSDIGTVYPPIPKSIAFADASERRVPLALFDKNHSAVSVLKKIANSLDKLEVKQ is encoded by the coding sequence GTGAACAAAACCTGCATTATTACGCTGTTTAACCAAAGTGGTGGTGTTGCTAAAACCACACTTACTCAAAATTTAGGCTATCACCTAGCACTTAAAAAACGTCGTGTCTTGTTGGTAGACATGGACCCACAAGCTAGCCTGACTACTTTCATGGGGCTTGAACCCGACGAATTAGACCAAAGCATTCAACAAACAATTGTTGACAATAAGCCATTACCTATCTATCCTGATCTGATTCACGGTATGGCGCTTGTCCCTGCTGATATTAACCTAGCGGTTACTGAAATGCAGTTAGCAAGTGCGATCGCCAGAGAATATCGTCTAAAAAATGCACTTGCCACAGTGCAGAACAATTACGACTTTATTCTGATCGACTGTCCCCCTTCTTTAGGGTTACTCAGTGTTATTAGTTTGACTGCTGCTACTCACATTCTTGTTCCGATACAATGCCAGTTTAAATCATTTAAAGGAACAGAACTTTTACTTAGTACGGTAGCCCAAGTCCGCAGTCATACTAACCCCGGTTTACAATTTGCGGGGTTTGTTCCCACAATGTTTGATGGTCGCACTGCCCAAGAGTCTCGGACTGTTAAAGCTGTGCAAGAACAACTGTCAGATATTGGTACTGTATATCCACCCATTCCAAAATCTATTGCCTTTGCCGATGCGTCCGAGCGTAGAGTACCTTTAGCATTGTTTGATAAAAATCACTCTGCTGTCAGCGTACTCAAAAAAATTGCCAACAGTTTAGATAAACTCGAAGTAAAACAGTGA